From the genome of Triticum aestivum cultivar Chinese Spring chromosome 3B, IWGSC CS RefSeq v2.1, whole genome shotgun sequence, one region includes:
- the LOC123064551 gene encoding expansin-A24-like yields MAPARFVAGMLLAAIGCVLSVAADNPTTPSPQPFVWQKAHATFYGGADASDTMGGACGYGNLFSEGYGTRTAALSTVLFNDGASCGQCYKLACDRKRADPLFCKPGVTVTVTATNFCPPNDVLPNDNGGWCNPPRPHFDMAQPAWEKIGVYKGGIIPIMYQRVPCVKRGGVRFIINGHEYFNLVLVSNVAAAGSIESMDVKTSDSDEWIPMARNWGANWHSLANLTGKMLSFRLTNSDGHTLVFNDVVPKGWNFGQSFASKLQF; encoded by the exons ATGGCTCCAGCTCGATTTGTTGCAGGGATGCTGCTGGCGGCGATCGGCTGTGTGCTCTCTGTGGCCGCGGACAACCCGACCACGCCATCCCCGCAACCCTTCGTCTGGCAGAAGGCGCATGCGACGTTCTACGGCGGCGCTGACGCCTCTGACACAATGG GTGGCGCGTGCGGGTATGGTAACCTCTTCTCTGAAGGGTACGGGACACGCACGGCGGCTCTGAGCACCGTGTTGTTCAATGACGGCGCCTCGTGTGGGCAGTGCTACAAGCTCGCATGCGACCGAAAGCGCGCGGATCCGTTGTTTTGCAAGCCTGGTGTGACGGTCACCGTCACGGCCACGAACTTCTGCCCGCCCAATGACGTCCTCCCCAATGACAACGGCGGCTGGTGCAACCCACCGCGGCCGCATTTCGACATGGCCCAGCCGGCCTGGGAGAAGATCGGTGTTTATAAAGGTGGCATCATCCCCATCATGTACCAAAG AGTTCCGTGCGTGAAGCGGGGTGGCGTGAGGTTCATAATCAATGGTCACGAGTATTTCAATCTTGTGCTTGTGAGCAATGTTGCTGCAGCTGGCTCGATCGAGTCCATGGATGTCAAGACCTCTGATTCCGACGAGTGGATACCGATGGCACGCAATTGGGGTGCTAACTGGCACTCGCTTGCGAACCTCACTGGCAAGATGCTCTCCTTCAGACTAACCAATAGTGATGGACACACACTTGTGTTCAATGATGTTGTGCCAAAGGGATGGAACTTTGGGCAATCATTTGCTAGCAAATTACAATTCTAG